One segment of Neodiprion fabricii isolate iyNeoFabr1 chromosome 1, iyNeoFabr1.1, whole genome shotgun sequence DNA contains the following:
- the LOC124187720 gene encoding complex I assembly factor ACAD9, mitochondrial-like: MLTTRMLLRRHTSYLKYSYASARRFTQAAEESEDIITSQEYKLAPLPQKKPQREPFVKNLFIGRFDNDLLAYPEVQPNERQNQFNAWLAPIEDCINRNLEVKESNINVISNELVEQLKDFGVFRATITEEYKGIGLNSTEYARLIEVVGKHPSLASYVISRTEPTELILKYGTEQQKQKFLPRIASGELIPTLALAEDNTDIDAIPLNATAVGTECKRYYKLNAEKIHVLNGNQANCFIVLANCTETNDPLHRPDIPTIFIIERENSGIDSSKKVENIGQRGLEVYKVNFTDTLVPRENLLGLIGGAPKIALDLITLGKECIGSQVIAILKDFINILTKHAIERKHYDKQIMTYDFAKEIIAKMSTDLYAIESMTYMTTGLIDEYKDQNCSVESAIVAAYSMNKCVDQILQGLKLLGRKTYLKDSPYERIYLDALGLALYNESSIDLHTYIAVMGLHHSGSINSETIQKYRNPFMFPSFLLKEVFLSSNGPDLALDEYLHPSLQVSAKLLQAAVHWLHDAAEQMLITHGTKVTEAHMELRRLADMAIDIYMMTAALGRASRSYCIGLRLSEKDIVMAHSICWNAHRRVKKNHEEIKLGDEGNCDDVYRIIAKKIFEQHGYFPEHPLKKNF, from the coding sequence ATGTTAACGACTAGAATGTTGCTGAGGCGGCATACGTCGTACTTAAAGTATAGCTACGCTTCTGCCCGACGTTTCACCCAGGCTGCGGAAGAATCAGAGGACATAATAACGAGTCAAGAATATAAATTGGCGCCGTTGCCGCAGAAAAAACCGCAGAGAGAACCATTCGtcaagaatttatttatcgGACGATTCGATAACGACCTGCTTGCCTACCCCGAAGTTCAACCAAACGAGAGGCAAAATCAGTTCAACGCATGGCTCGCGCCAATTGAAGACTGCATTAATCGCAACCTCGAAGTCAAGGAGTCAAATATAAATGTGATATCCAACGAACTGGTGGAGCAGCTCAAGGATTTTGGTGTTTTTCGCGCTACCATCACAGAGGAATATAAGGGCATTGGATTAAACAGTACAGAATATGCCAGATTAATTGAAGTAGTTGGTAAACACCCCTCTTTAGCTTCTTATGTGATTAGCCGCACCGAGCCAACGGAATTGATCCTAAAATACGGTACCGAAcaacagaaacaaaaatttctcccaaGGATCGCAAGTGGCGAACTTATCCCAACTCTTGCATTGGCCGAAGACAATACAGACATTGATGCTATTCCGCTTAATGCTACAGCAGTTGGAACGGAGTGCAAACGATACTACAAGCTCAATGCTGAAAAGATTCATGTCTTGAATGGAAATCAAGCTAACTGTTTTATTGTTCTTGCTAATTGTACAGAAACTAACGACCCGCTACATAGGCCAGATATACCCACTATATTTATCATTGAACGCGAAAATAGCGGAATCGACAGTTCaaagaaagttgaaaacaTTGGCCAACGAGGATTAGAAGTGTACAAAGTTAACTTTACAGACACCCTTGTGCCAAGAGAAAATCTACTAGGCTTAATTGGAGGTGCTCCAAAAATTGCGTTAGACTTAATCACCTTAGGTAAAGAATGTATCGGATCGCAGGTGATAGCTATATTGAAAGATTTCATCAACATCTTAACAAAACACGCAATTGAAAGAAAACACtatgataaacaaataatgaCCTAtgattttgcaaaagaaattaTTGCTAAAATGAGCACTGACTTATATGCAATTGAAAGTATGACCTATATGACGACTGGATTGATTGACGAATACAAAGACCAAAACTGCAGTGTCGAAAGTGCCATTGTTGCAGCTTACTCGATGAACAAATGTGTAGATCAAATTTTACAGGGACTGAAATTACTTGGTAGAAAAACTTACCTTAAGGATAGTCCGTATGAACGAATCTATCTGGATGCTTTAGGATTAGCGTTATACAATGAGTCGAGTATAGATTTGCATACGTATATAGCTGTAATGGGTCTTCATCACTCAGGGTCTATTAATTCTGAGACTATTCAAAAGTACAGGAACCCATTCATGTTTCCTTCATTCCTGTTGAAAGAAGTATTTCTCTCAAGCAATGGGCCAGACCTCGCTTTGGATGAATATCTGCACCCGTCTCTCCAAGTCTCTGCAAAATTGCTCCAGGCTGCTGTTCACTGGTTGCACGATGCGGCGGAACAAATGCTGATTACACATGGCACAAAAGTTACTGAAGCTCATATGGAATTACGAAGGCTAGCCGACATGGCAATTGACATTTACATGATGACTGCAGCTCTAGGCAGAGCATCTCGCTCCTATTGCATTGGCCTCAGACTCTCAGAAAAGGATATTGTTATGGCACATAGTATTTGCTGGAATGCTCACAGGagagtgaagaaaaatcatGAGGAAATCAAATTAGGAGACGAAGGAAACTGCGATGATGTGTACAGAATAATTGCTAAAAAGATTTTTGAACAGCATGGATACTTCCCTGAACATCCTCTTAAAAAGAATTTCTGA